A single genomic interval of Hevea brasiliensis isolate MT/VB/25A 57/8 chromosome 4, ASM3005281v1, whole genome shotgun sequence harbors:
- the LOC110655982 gene encoding retinoblastoma-related protein isoform X3, whose amino-acid sequence MEKTNNIIADILKKKPCLASECKNEKLDNINPDGLIYYEDLIEESSLQSSLAILEKDYEDAIRSKGDLDERVFINEEDNILGSGSPSEGAINVTGTKRKFDQISSPTKTITSPLTPLRSPASHANGILGSTNSKMAATPVSAAMTTAKWLRTVISPLPPKPSVQLERFLASCDRDVGNDVIRRAKIILEAIFPSSSLGERCVTGNLQSTNLMDNIWAEQRRLEALKLYYRVLEAMCTAEAQIFHATNLTSLLTNERFHRCMLACSAELVLATHNTVTMLFPAVLERTGITAFDLSKVIESFIRHEESLPRELRRHLNSLEERLLESMVWEKGSSMYNSLTVARPSLSGEINHLGLLAEPMPSLDAIAMHINFSSGGLPPVPASQKPESSPGQNGDIRSPKRPCMDFRSVLVERNSFTSPVKDRLLAFNKSKLPPPPLQSAFASPTRPNPGGGGETCAETGINIFFSKINKLAAVRINGMVERLQQSQQHVRENVYRLFQQILSQRTSLFFNRHIDQIILCCFYGVAKISKVNLTFREIIYNYRKQPQCKPQVFCGVFVDWSSARHDGRTGQDHVDIITFYNEIFIPAAKPLLVEVGSAGTTKTTQVPEANNNKDGQCPASPKVSPFPSLPDMSPKKVSAAHNVYVSPLRTSKMDALISHSSKSYYACVGESTHAYQSPSKDLTSINNRLNSNRKIRGTLNFDDVDVGLVSDSMVANSLHLQNGSCASSSAAPLKSELPDS is encoded by the exons ATGGAGAAGACCAATAATATAATAGCAGATATTCTGAAGAAAAAGCCCTGTTTGGCATCTGAGTGTAAAAATGAAAAACTGGATAACATCAATCCAG ATGGTTTGATCTATTATGAAGATTTAATAGAAGAATCATCGCTGCAGTCCAGTTTGGCTATTTTAGAGAAGGATTATGAGGATGCAATTCGTTCCAAGGGTGACCTGGATGAGAGGGTATTTATCAATGAGGAAGACAACATACTTGGTTCAGGAAGCCCATCTGAAGGTGCTATAAATGTAACTGGCACCAAA AGAAAATTTGATCAGATTTCCTCACCGACAAAGACAATTACAAGCCCGCTTACTCCCCTTCGATCCCCTGCATCTCATGCAAATGGTATTTTAGGCAGTACAAATTCTAAGATGGCTGCTACACCTGTAAGCGCAGCAATGACAACTGCAAAGTGGCTTCGCACTGTTATTTCTCCTCTTCCACCAAAGCCCTCAGTACAGCTGGAACGCTTCCTTGCATCATGTGATAGGGATGTTGGTAATGATGTCATACGTAGAGCTAAGATAATATTGGAGGCTATATTTCCAAGTAGCTCTCTGGGAGAGCGTTGTGTAACTGGAAATCTGCAAAGTACAAACCTGATGGACAACATATGGGCAGAACAACGAAGACTGGAAGCCCTAAAGCTGTATTACAGGGTTCTGGAAGCAATGTGCACAGCAGAAGCCCAAATATTTCATGCAACTAATTTGACCTCTTTATTAACTAATGAGAGGTTCCACAGATGTATGCTTGCGTGCTCTGCTGAACTCGTCCTGGCAACACATAATACTGTTACGATGCTCTTTCCTGCAGTTTTGGAGAGAACTGGCATTACAGCTTTTGATCTTAGCAAGGTGATAGAGAGCTTCATTAGACATGAGGAGTCTCTCCCAAGGGAGTTGAGGCGGCATTTGAATTCATTGGAAGAACGACTTTTGGAGAGCATGGTGTGGGAAAAGGGCTCCTCAATGTATAATTCCTTGACTGTAGCAAGACCCTCTCTTTCTGGGGAGATAAATCACCTTGGGCTATTAGCAGAACCAATGCCATCTCTGGATGCAATTGCCATGCATATTAACTTTTCTTCTGGAGGTTTGCCTCCAGTGCCTGCTTCACAAAAGCCTGAGTCATCTCCAG GTCAGAATGGGGATATCAGGTCTCCTAAGAGACCATGCATGGACTTCCGAAGTGTGTTAGTAGAGCGGAACTCCTTTACATCACCAGTGAAGGATCGCCTACTTGCCTTTAATAAATCAAAGCTACCACCACCTCCTTTACAGTCTGCCTTTGCCAG TCCAACACGTCCAAACCCTGGGGGAGGAGGGGAAACATGTGCAGAAACTGGGATTAATATATTCTTTAGTAAG ATTAATAAGTTAGCTGCTGTCAGAATCAATGGTATGGTTGAAAGGTTACAACAGTCTCAGCAGCATGTACGAGAGAATGTCTATCGTCTTTTTCAACAAATCCTTAGTCAGCGGACGTCTTTGTTCTTTAACCGCCACATTGACCAGATCATTCTATGTTGTTTTTATGGAGTTGCAAAG ATTTCCAAAGTGAATCTAACCTTCAGGGAGATCATTTACAACTATAGGAAGCAACCTCAATGTAAACCACAAGTTTTCTGTGGTGTCTTTGTTGATTGGTCTTCAGCACGCCATGATGGG AGGACGGGCCAAGATCATGTTGACATCATTACATTTTACAATGAAATATTCATTCCTGCTGCAAAGCCTTTACTGGTGGAGGTTGGTTCTGCTGGAACTACAAAAACTACCCAGGTTCCTGAAGCCAATAACAATAAAGATg GTCAATGTCCTGCATCACCTAAAGTATCTCCTTTCCCAAGTCTCCCTGATATGTCTCCAAAGAAAGTTTCTGCAGCACATAATGTGTATGTCTCTCCATTGCGGACATCCAAG ATGGATGCCTTGATCTCACATAGCTCAAAAAGCTATTATGCTTGTGTGGGGGAGAGCACTCATGCATACCAGAGCCCTTCAAAAGACCTTACGTCTATCAACAATCGATTGAATAG TAATAGGAAGATCAGAGGCACACtgaattttgatgatgttgatgtTGGTTTGGTTAGTGACTCCATGGTGGCCAACAGCCTCCACCTTCAAAATGGGAGCTGTGCATCCTCATCTGCTGCACCTCTGAAATCTGAACTACCTGACTCCTAA
- the LOC110655982 gene encoding retinoblastoma-related protein isoform X2 gives MYGADLENRLEAKEQQANVEHLNILSRHYKHAYRELFLTSDANVDKQSAVTSNKAPMSEYHRFGWLLFLELRVHAFSRFKDLVTCTNGLLSVLAILIIHIPIRFRNFNLNDSQWFVKKGEKGVDLLASLCNKYDTSEDELRKTMEKTNNIIADILKKKPCLASECKNEKLDNINPDGLIYYEDLIEESSLQSSLAILEKDYEDAIRSKGDLDERVFINEEDNILGSGSPSEGAINVTGTKRKFDQISSPTKTITSPLTPLRSPASHANGILGSTNSKMAATPVSAAMTTAKWLRTVISPLPPKPSVQLERFLASCDRDVGNDVIRRAKIILEAIFPSSSLGERCVTGNLQSTNLMDNIWAEQRRLEALKLYYRVLEAMCTAEAQIFHATNLTSLLTNERFHRCMLACSAELVLATHNTVTMLFPAVLERTGITAFDLSKVIESFIRHEESLPRELRRHLNSLEERLLESMVWEKGSSMYNSLTVARPSLSGEINHLGLLAEPMPSLDAIAMHINFSSGGLPPVPASQKPESSPGQNGDIRSPKRPCMDFRSVLVERNSFTSPVKDRLLAFNKSKLPPPPLQSAFASPTRPNPGGGGETCAETGINIFFSKINKLAAVRINGMVERLQQSQQHVRENVYRLFQQILSQRTSLFFNRHIDQIILCCFYGVAKISKVNLTFREIIYNYRKQPQCKPQVFCGVFVDWSSARHDGRTGQDHVDIITFYNEIFIPAAKPLLVEVGSAGTTKTTQVPEANNNKDGQCPASPKVSPFPSLPDMSPKKVSAAHNVYVSPLRTSKMDALISHSSKSYYACVGESTHAYQSPSKDLTSINNRLNRKIRGTLNFDDVDVGLVSDSMVANSLHLQNGSCASSSAAPLKSELPDS, from the exons ATGTATGGTGCAGATTTGGAGAACCGACTTGAG GCAAAGGAGCAGCAAGCCAATGTTGAGCACCTGAACATTTTAAGCAG GCACTACAAACATGCATATCGGGAACTTTTTTTGACAAGTGATGCAAATGTTGATAAGCAGTCAGCAGTTACCAGTAATAAAGCGCCAATGTCAGAATATCATCGATTTGGATGGTTGCTGTTTTTGGAACTCCGTGTGCATGCATTCAGCCGTTTTAAAGATTTGGTGACCTGCACAAATGGGCTACTTTCTGTGCTG GCTATTTTGATAATTCACATTCCAATTCGCTTCAGAAATTTCAACTTGAATGACTCTCAGTGGTTTG TTAAGAAGGGTGAGAAAGGTGTTGACTTACTGGCGTCACTTTGCAACAAATATGACACCTCTGAAGATGAGCTGAGAAAAACAATGGAGAAGACCAATAATATAATAGCAGATATTCTGAAGAAAAAGCCCTGTTTGGCATCTGAGTGTAAAAATGAAAAACTGGATAACATCAATCCAG ATGGTTTGATCTATTATGAAGATTTAATAGAAGAATCATCGCTGCAGTCCAGTTTGGCTATTTTAGAGAAGGATTATGAGGATGCAATTCGTTCCAAGGGTGACCTGGATGAGAGGGTATTTATCAATGAGGAAGACAACATACTTGGTTCAGGAAGCCCATCTGAAGGTGCTATAAATGTAACTGGCACCAAA AGAAAATTTGATCAGATTTCCTCACCGACAAAGACAATTACAAGCCCGCTTACTCCCCTTCGATCCCCTGCATCTCATGCAAATGGTATTTTAGGCAGTACAAATTCTAAGATGGCTGCTACACCTGTAAGCGCAGCAATGACAACTGCAAAGTGGCTTCGCACTGTTATTTCTCCTCTTCCACCAAAGCCCTCAGTACAGCTGGAACGCTTCCTTGCATCATGTGATAGGGATGTTGGTAATGATGTCATACGTAGAGCTAAGATAATATTGGAGGCTATATTTCCAAGTAGCTCTCTGGGAGAGCGTTGTGTAACTGGAAATCTGCAAAGTACAAACCTGATGGACAACATATGGGCAGAACAACGAAGACTGGAAGCCCTAAAGCTGTATTACAGGGTTCTGGAAGCAATGTGCACAGCAGAAGCCCAAATATTTCATGCAACTAATTTGACCTCTTTATTAACTAATGAGAGGTTCCACAGATGTATGCTTGCGTGCTCTGCTGAACTCGTCCTGGCAACACATAATACTGTTACGATGCTCTTTCCTGCAGTTTTGGAGAGAACTGGCATTACAGCTTTTGATCTTAGCAAGGTGATAGAGAGCTTCATTAGACATGAGGAGTCTCTCCCAAGGGAGTTGAGGCGGCATTTGAATTCATTGGAAGAACGACTTTTGGAGAGCATGGTGTGGGAAAAGGGCTCCTCAATGTATAATTCCTTGACTGTAGCAAGACCCTCTCTTTCTGGGGAGATAAATCACCTTGGGCTATTAGCAGAACCAATGCCATCTCTGGATGCAATTGCCATGCATATTAACTTTTCTTCTGGAGGTTTGCCTCCAGTGCCTGCTTCACAAAAGCCTGAGTCATCTCCAG GTCAGAATGGGGATATCAGGTCTCCTAAGAGACCATGCATGGACTTCCGAAGTGTGTTAGTAGAGCGGAACTCCTTTACATCACCAGTGAAGGATCGCCTACTTGCCTTTAATAAATCAAAGCTACCACCACCTCCTTTACAGTCTGCCTTTGCCAG TCCAACACGTCCAAACCCTGGGGGAGGAGGGGAAACATGTGCAGAAACTGGGATTAATATATTCTTTAGTAAG ATTAATAAGTTAGCTGCTGTCAGAATCAATGGTATGGTTGAAAGGTTACAACAGTCTCAGCAGCATGTACGAGAGAATGTCTATCGTCTTTTTCAACAAATCCTTAGTCAGCGGACGTCTTTGTTCTTTAACCGCCACATTGACCAGATCATTCTATGTTGTTTTTATGGAGTTGCAAAG ATTTCCAAAGTGAATCTAACCTTCAGGGAGATCATTTACAACTATAGGAAGCAACCTCAATGTAAACCACAAGTTTTCTGTGGTGTCTTTGTTGATTGGTCTTCAGCACGCCATGATGGG AGGACGGGCCAAGATCATGTTGACATCATTACATTTTACAATGAAATATTCATTCCTGCTGCAAAGCCTTTACTGGTGGAGGTTGGTTCTGCTGGAACTACAAAAACTACCCAGGTTCCTGAAGCCAATAACAATAAAGATg GTCAATGTCCTGCATCACCTAAAGTATCTCCTTTCCCAAGTCTCCCTGATATGTCTCCAAAGAAAGTTTCTGCAGCACATAATGTGTATGTCTCTCCATTGCGGACATCCAAG ATGGATGCCTTGATCTCACATAGCTCAAAAAGCTATTATGCTTGTGTGGGGGAGAGCACTCATGCATACCAGAGCCCTTCAAAAGACCTTACGTCTATCAACAATCGATTGAATAG GAAGATCAGAGGCACACtgaattttgatgatgttgatgtTGGTTTGGTTAGTGACTCCATGGTGGCCAACAGCCTCCACCTTCAAAATGGGAGCTGTGCATCCTCATCTGCTGCACCTCTGAAATCTGAACTACCTGACTCCTAA
- the LOC110655982 gene encoding retinoblastoma-related protein isoform X1 yields MYGADLENRLEAKEQQANVEHLNILSRHYKHAYRELFLTSDANVDKQSAVTSNKAPMSEYHRFGWLLFLELRVHAFSRFKDLVTCTNGLLSVLAILIIHIPIRFRNFNLNDSQWFVKKGEKGVDLLASLCNKYDTSEDELRKTMEKTNNIIADILKKKPCLASECKNEKLDNINPDGLIYYEDLIEESSLQSSLAILEKDYEDAIRSKGDLDERVFINEEDNILGSGSPSEGAINVTGTKRKFDQISSPTKTITSPLTPLRSPASHANGILGSTNSKMAATPVSAAMTTAKWLRTVISPLPPKPSVQLERFLASCDRDVGNDVIRRAKIILEAIFPSSSLGERCVTGNLQSTNLMDNIWAEQRRLEALKLYYRVLEAMCTAEAQIFHATNLTSLLTNERFHRCMLACSAELVLATHNTVTMLFPAVLERTGITAFDLSKVIESFIRHEESLPRELRRHLNSLEERLLESMVWEKGSSMYNSLTVARPSLSGEINHLGLLAEPMPSLDAIAMHINFSSGGLPPVPASQKPESSPGQNGDIRSPKRPCMDFRSVLVERNSFTSPVKDRLLAFNKSKLPPPPLQSAFASPTRPNPGGGGETCAETGINIFFSKINKLAAVRINGMVERLQQSQQHVRENVYRLFQQILSQRTSLFFNRHIDQIILCCFYGVAKISKVNLTFREIIYNYRKQPQCKPQVFCGVFVDWSSARHDGRTGQDHVDIITFYNEIFIPAAKPLLVEVGSAGTTKTTQVPEANNNKDGQCPASPKVSPFPSLPDMSPKKVSAAHNVYVSPLRTSKMDALISHSSKSYYACVGESTHAYQSPSKDLTSINNRLNSNRKIRGTLNFDDVDVGLVSDSMVANSLHLQNGSCASSSAAPLKSELPDS; encoded by the exons ATGTATGGTGCAGATTTGGAGAACCGACTTGAG GCAAAGGAGCAGCAAGCCAATGTTGAGCACCTGAACATTTTAAGCAG GCACTACAAACATGCATATCGGGAACTTTTTTTGACAAGTGATGCAAATGTTGATAAGCAGTCAGCAGTTACCAGTAATAAAGCGCCAATGTCAGAATATCATCGATTTGGATGGTTGCTGTTTTTGGAACTCCGTGTGCATGCATTCAGCCGTTTTAAAGATTTGGTGACCTGCACAAATGGGCTACTTTCTGTGCTG GCTATTTTGATAATTCACATTCCAATTCGCTTCAGAAATTTCAACTTGAATGACTCTCAGTGGTTTG TTAAGAAGGGTGAGAAAGGTGTTGACTTACTGGCGTCACTTTGCAACAAATATGACACCTCTGAAGATGAGCTGAGAAAAACAATGGAGAAGACCAATAATATAATAGCAGATATTCTGAAGAAAAAGCCCTGTTTGGCATCTGAGTGTAAAAATGAAAAACTGGATAACATCAATCCAG ATGGTTTGATCTATTATGAAGATTTAATAGAAGAATCATCGCTGCAGTCCAGTTTGGCTATTTTAGAGAAGGATTATGAGGATGCAATTCGTTCCAAGGGTGACCTGGATGAGAGGGTATTTATCAATGAGGAAGACAACATACTTGGTTCAGGAAGCCCATCTGAAGGTGCTATAAATGTAACTGGCACCAAA AGAAAATTTGATCAGATTTCCTCACCGACAAAGACAATTACAAGCCCGCTTACTCCCCTTCGATCCCCTGCATCTCATGCAAATGGTATTTTAGGCAGTACAAATTCTAAGATGGCTGCTACACCTGTAAGCGCAGCAATGACAACTGCAAAGTGGCTTCGCACTGTTATTTCTCCTCTTCCACCAAAGCCCTCAGTACAGCTGGAACGCTTCCTTGCATCATGTGATAGGGATGTTGGTAATGATGTCATACGTAGAGCTAAGATAATATTGGAGGCTATATTTCCAAGTAGCTCTCTGGGAGAGCGTTGTGTAACTGGAAATCTGCAAAGTACAAACCTGATGGACAACATATGGGCAGAACAACGAAGACTGGAAGCCCTAAAGCTGTATTACAGGGTTCTGGAAGCAATGTGCACAGCAGAAGCCCAAATATTTCATGCAACTAATTTGACCTCTTTATTAACTAATGAGAGGTTCCACAGATGTATGCTTGCGTGCTCTGCTGAACTCGTCCTGGCAACACATAATACTGTTACGATGCTCTTTCCTGCAGTTTTGGAGAGAACTGGCATTACAGCTTTTGATCTTAGCAAGGTGATAGAGAGCTTCATTAGACATGAGGAGTCTCTCCCAAGGGAGTTGAGGCGGCATTTGAATTCATTGGAAGAACGACTTTTGGAGAGCATGGTGTGGGAAAAGGGCTCCTCAATGTATAATTCCTTGACTGTAGCAAGACCCTCTCTTTCTGGGGAGATAAATCACCTTGGGCTATTAGCAGAACCAATGCCATCTCTGGATGCAATTGCCATGCATATTAACTTTTCTTCTGGAGGTTTGCCTCCAGTGCCTGCTTCACAAAAGCCTGAGTCATCTCCAG GTCAGAATGGGGATATCAGGTCTCCTAAGAGACCATGCATGGACTTCCGAAGTGTGTTAGTAGAGCGGAACTCCTTTACATCACCAGTGAAGGATCGCCTACTTGCCTTTAATAAATCAAAGCTACCACCACCTCCTTTACAGTCTGCCTTTGCCAG TCCAACACGTCCAAACCCTGGGGGAGGAGGGGAAACATGTGCAGAAACTGGGATTAATATATTCTTTAGTAAG ATTAATAAGTTAGCTGCTGTCAGAATCAATGGTATGGTTGAAAGGTTACAACAGTCTCAGCAGCATGTACGAGAGAATGTCTATCGTCTTTTTCAACAAATCCTTAGTCAGCGGACGTCTTTGTTCTTTAACCGCCACATTGACCAGATCATTCTATGTTGTTTTTATGGAGTTGCAAAG ATTTCCAAAGTGAATCTAACCTTCAGGGAGATCATTTACAACTATAGGAAGCAACCTCAATGTAAACCACAAGTTTTCTGTGGTGTCTTTGTTGATTGGTCTTCAGCACGCCATGATGGG AGGACGGGCCAAGATCATGTTGACATCATTACATTTTACAATGAAATATTCATTCCTGCTGCAAAGCCTTTACTGGTGGAGGTTGGTTCTGCTGGAACTACAAAAACTACCCAGGTTCCTGAAGCCAATAACAATAAAGATg GTCAATGTCCTGCATCACCTAAAGTATCTCCTTTCCCAAGTCTCCCTGATATGTCTCCAAAGAAAGTTTCTGCAGCACATAATGTGTATGTCTCTCCATTGCGGACATCCAAG ATGGATGCCTTGATCTCACATAGCTCAAAAAGCTATTATGCTTGTGTGGGGGAGAGCACTCATGCATACCAGAGCCCTTCAAAAGACCTTACGTCTATCAACAATCGATTGAATAG TAATAGGAAGATCAGAGGCACACtgaattttgatgatgttgatgtTGGTTTGGTTAGTGACTCCATGGTGGCCAACAGCCTCCACCTTCAAAATGGGAGCTGTGCATCCTCATCTGCTGCACCTCTGAAATCTGAACTACCTGACTCCTAA